TGAGAAACTTACATATCCAATAAGGTTGAGTGGATACTCAGAGTGATAGCAactattatttttcttgctGCTCACGATTTCCAATAGTAGAACTCCATAGCTAAATACATcaatttttattgaaacaaCACCATTCATGGCATACTCTGGAGACATATAACCACTGAAATAATAATTGACCAATAAAATTTAGTGTATGAATAAGcacatatacacatacacaaatAGAATTAAATTGTGCTTACTTGAAATGCAATGAATACTTACTATGTTCCAACAATTCTATTTGTGTTTTCTTCTAATCCTTTCAACCCAAGTATTCTAGCCAAGCCAAAGTCAGAAATTTTTGGATTCATATCCTCATCAAGCAAAATATTGCTTGCTTTTAAGTCTCGGTGAATTACTCTTAGCCTTGAATATTTGTGAAGATAAAGAAGTCCTTGAGCAATGCCTTCAATGATGTTGAAGCGTTTTTTCCAATTTAATAAAGACTTTTTAGTAGAATCTGACTCAAAGTAGAAAACAATTGCAAGCAAATGATAAGTAATGATTGATtgcaaataatagaaaatatatatatcacacaAGAAAATTTTCCTTGTAATGAACATACGCCTTACCAAAGAGGAAGAAGTCTAAGCTTTTGTTGGGCATGTACTCATAGAttagaattttttcttcttgctGAATGCAAAATCCTAACAGTCTTACGAGATTTGTATGTTGGAGTTTGGCAATAAGAATAGCTTCATTCTTGAACTCTACCAATCCCTGTCTAGAACTTCTTGAGAGTCTTTTTATTGCTATTTTCTGTCCATCATATAATTTACCCtgaaaatatatttcaatagTCAAATCTCACTCAAATTATCTTAAATCAGTTTACAtttgtattatttaattttctatcaAGATTCTACCTTGCCCTTGGCCAAAACTCAAGTGTTGATTTGACAAATTGGATTAATGAGCTGGGCTAGTTCTTAGGTTCAAATTTTGtaccagaaaaataaataaagagagcATTGGGTCAAGGTGGTAGATTTAGTTTGAATAATAGTTAGATGGTTTAAATTCTTCATTTCTGAATAAGCTTTGTGTATGgttgataatttataatagtattaaaaTATGTTGTCTTAATTTCAAACCTGATTTCCATTATCAACCATACCACCCAtttaataaacttaaaaatcatttaattgtTCAATCATATTCAAATTTAATCATACACACAAATTGTGTGACACCTAAAGAAAATGCTAGCTACATCTGCACTTACACCTCAAAAAGACTAGTCAAGTTGTAATTGAGGCTCTTTGTAATTACTTGTAAAATGAAGATATATCTTGTAAAAACTTGATATGCGACTTGGCATATGACCACACAACACACACTcaaaaaatctaatcaaatcaaatttgCACAATTTGGGTATCACAATCTCCTTGCTTAAATTTTTGATGACCTTATCAAGACCCACATCATATTGCAATGACCCTAAGCCACATGATGTTATCAAGTTTGCTTATTTACTCGAGAAAAGTGCTAGCTACATCTACTTTGACACTCCAAAATAGTTAATCAAGTTGCAATCGAGGCTCTAGAAACCCAAGATCCACTTTGTAAAGACCCAATATATGACTCATCACACACCTAGACAATACAAACTCAAACAATTCAATACAATCAAATCAGCACAATTTCGTATatcacacagacacacacacatgtatatacatttagagagagagagagagagagagagagagagaaccttatAAACTGGTCCAAAACCACCTTCTCCTAATTTATTTCTAGTTGAAAAATTTCTTGTAGCAGCAGATATGGTTTCGAAGCTGAAGATTTGCAAGTCGTGGCTACCTTGCCTatcattattttgtttcttcacTTTGTCACGTACAGTGGACGGTATTGCACTACCTCTAAGTTCTTGTAGGAgcatcttttgtttcttttttctctcccctaatttatatatgcaaaatataacttgaaaattttgtgttgCTTTATCATTTGTAACATATCTAAAAAATCTATGGTAAGAATATCAATTACCTTCCGCTATGTGTTCTTTCACTTTTGCATAGCATAATAAGCACAACAAGGTGATGATAATTCCCCCTACTGCCACGATGAGCCATATCCACCACTTATTTGCTCGCCACCTGTTTGTCCTCACGTCTGTAGTGCCATCCCACGTAGCTGGCCTGTCCTCTATTTCATGACGAGAATGAGATGTTTGAAAATAGAATTACATTAGTCACTAATCCGTGCGTTGCACAAGAAATATATTGAGTACACTATATAAtttagttttgctttattttactACAACACCAGAATTGAAATcgtaaaataaaatcatatagcTAAAACATTTGTTAACAGCTTTATGTTTCAGACATTTATTaaactatatattattattattattattattattattattattattattattattatcaacttaatagtatttaaatatatgataCCAACATGCTTCAAAAAAATGTCCAACACTGAAAACAACTTCGAAAACAAACTCAACTAAACAATTTGATGAATAAATATATTACAATCTATAATATAAGCCAAGAAATAAACTTTGAAACCAATATGAACAAAATCCACGTCAAAGAAAACCATTTCGATCATTTAAGAATACGACTCACTATATAAAGTCATGAAAAACACAGGattcattacaaaaaaaaaaaaaaaaaaaaaaaaaaaaaaaaaaaaaaaaaaaaaaaaaaaaaaaaaaaaaaaaaaagaaagaaagaaagaagaagcatCTTTAGTCTTTATAGATTTTGCCTAAGTACTCAGATACGATGACACATACTCAcacaaaaatcattaaaaaaagaatcaaagaacATACAAAACATGTACATATGCTATGAaagtaaaaataagaaaaacaaaagagacgTAAACACAgacaattaaagaaaaaatataggaaaaaaaaaagttatgatgttaaaacttccaTGGATATTACCCTCAAAAAGATAAAGATGGGTTACCCTCaaaaagaataatccatggaTATTCATTGAAATCTTCTAATCAATTtctgatataaaaataaaaaaataaaaaaaccccaaaagttatgatgttaaaacttccaaaagaccaaaaaaaaaaaaaaatcagaagatTCAAAGCTTCAAAAGTATTgaaataaaactatatatatatatatatatatatatatatatatatatatataattacgcAATACAGAAATACAATAGAAAGAAGGGttactctcaaaaaaataattcatgatTATAGGTTTTCTACAATTGAAATTGGCCAGACAATTAAATGTATTGCAAAAAATGAACTTaaaaattcatatgtaaatCAAACAATTAGAAGATTTTGAGCCAAGAAttcattgaaacaaaacaaaaattatgtgaCTACACAATGGAGAAATATAACAAAATGATGGGTTAGcctttaaaacaaaatcaatgtcAATAGGGGTTGAATTTTGAAATCTACCAAACTATTTTAGATATTGCAAAAACTgaacaaaaaatgttaaaatccAAAATATGAGTTAccttttaaatgttaaaattcaaaatattaaaacttttaaaaggtaaaaaaaaattgaagatttaattaaaagatttaGGCCCAgcaattaaataaacaaaactaaCAATTGACAAACTTATAAGGAAAAGCAAcaaatctataatttttattgaacaAATCGAAAACCCTAACCTTGATGCATTAATGACCGAAGAAGGAAAGGAGTCATCCAATACATAAGTGGAATATGTGAATTGTGAAGCATGAGCGCCCTCTAAAAAaatcttgaagaaaaagaagttttaAGGAGAAAATTGTGTTGCGGCAAAAGAAgtgaaagctcgaatttgtgttaaaaacacaagagctgtatagaccccaaaattaaaaattatggctcacttgattttactctaacttatccaAGTGTGGAAACAAGAATAAATGAAACGCAAACAACCAATACTATTCTAGTGTatgtttaaaaacaataaaaataaagcacaagagtaagggaagatggatgcaaacacaagataacacggcaATGTGTCATCAAAGAGGAAATtgaagaactcggcaaaaaacgtCTCTGCCGCCCTTCAAGTagtaaattgatccactagaaaataagttgggatacacgaatagcaaaagactctccaagcctaatctacccaatgtacctaagtCTTCCAAGCTCCTattccaacaaggcttctcagaaccgtgtcttgtctaacttTCCGGATTCCGCAATACGCCAGATTGCATTCGCTAAgtctcaccggcttcttttggcaaatccccaaaactttccaatctccaaaacactctctacactctgaaaatgtaTTGGTTTTGTTTGAGTACAAATCTCTTCTTAAGGTATGACAATAGAagagggaatgagaagaggctacaatgatttctcactaaggatgtgtagctctctctctaaaagatgggtatatgtgttgttgaaaacttatctaggatttttctctctgaatggcctcATTACACATTTGTGGATAATGAGGGTAGATATAGTAtaggtgaagggtaagaaagtcacacttaaaaatcctccaagcaAAGAGTTTCACAAGTATCTtgcgagaaggccttacccatGAGATACTCGCGAAATTGACAGCCTGGCACGACTCTTTAGCTTCCAAttatgtgcttctcacatgccctTTTCACGAGAACCCTTCTTGCGAACTTCTCATGAGAACCCTTCTTGCGAGCTAGTCGCGAAATGCACTAATCTTCAATTAAGCTTAAGTCTTCactaacttaatactaaacccaatacaataaaatcccacaaaaatacaaggaaataaatttatgcaattacaacactttttgtcatggaataaagccaacataaaatatagttgtaaatcacaactttacaagaAGATAATAGCAGATTTGATCATAGAGTACTTTATGCACACAAGCACGTGAGAATTAACAAAGTGAGactattagttattttatagatatagatgatataaatgataatgatgagtttaagtttaagttggacttgttagagagatagagtttcattccttattaagtttggactaaataaaaataattttatttaaatattgtgctgacgtggaaaattgtgggagtttcagaggtttcggttatatatatatatatatatatatatatatatatatatatatatgtatattagtATAATATCCACACAATGAATGACTTAGTCAATAACAGGGGTAGCTTAATGCATTTGGGGGCCTAAGGTGAAAATTAATTATCTTGTTTCATATGTAAAATTACCATCAATTAACACGAACCaccaagaatttaaaaaaaaaaaaaagtttataaacataaaaaaaatttgacaaaaatttctacatttgttgatgtggcaaattGATAATAGTGAGTAAAAGAGTGATGTTAATGGTGAATCTAgttgaaaactagtaaaaatttgctaactcgactattgtaaaaaatgttgtgagtttttttgtggatttctttctttcttttcttttttcttttagaattgctacatttataatatttttcaaaacaaatcttaggtgttaagttgtttcttgttttctatCTGAACAtgtcactaaaattatttttttgctatcaATAAACAACCTTTAACAATTTGCTATGtagaattttttgtaaaaatattgtggacatagcattttttttttttttcatttgataagaaaatattaatttatttattggttaatatttcagcttaattaatactattggttaaaatttaggaGTCTTTTTTTCACTTAGGGCCTTAAGGGGCCACATTAATAGCTTATACTATTGAGTCGGCACTGgtcaataattatatataaacttaaataatacgataataatcaattttatatacTAATGATTAGTTACGTAGAGAAATTATGTCATATAATTTGTAATACTTATATAGAACTATATAGTGAAAGAATGACGTGTGCAACTCaaatttcaatattaaaaaaaacaagtgtAGTTGAttgttataataaaataaaacaaaatgatgaaatatatttcaaatttataaaaactcTTAGTAGTAAAATTTTAATCTGGGTTgtattttctaaacttttaaaactTTGACAATAATGTTTCATTTGAGCAACCatgttaattattttaatttacttaTAGTGTGCTATACAAcataatggaaaaaaataataatgttaaaaTAATAAGAAGGCATCCACTTGGTGCAACTACAAGTATTACACAAGTTTTAtcatatgatatgatatgatttgaACATGAACTTAtataatgttaattttattataaattttgatgacaataactgatattattatataatttcacAATTCTCATATTGTACCATAGAGGtcttataattttatatgaaatgattttttttttttttttgatacctTAGATAGGTTTTAGTCAAAATTTATGTGCATATTGGTCAATTTTAGCTAATAGTAACTCATTGAGGGCATGGatttaattgaattaaaattttaattattttagttaatatgttttaaaatttaaggtttAATTAGAAACCacccaaaaaattgaaaagaattatataatttacaaatttatttgaCAGAAAGAAGATATAACAACTTGGCATAGAGAGAATATTACCACTTTTTTATGCTAAAAGAATTCTAGGTCGCGACTTTTATATATTGTATTAGTTAGTAATTCATACAATGCACGAAAAAACTCTATCAAAACTTTTATACATAATACATTTTTAGTTAGtaagtattaataaataaaaatgtcaatagagatttttttaaaaaaataaataaaaattaccaagtttaattataatttacttaGAAAATATGAAACAAATTAATTAGAATTTGTTTTGTGTTGGGTGCTTTATCCAAAAAGATGGCGACTTCTAGTTACTTTAAACTAATATAATTTAACCAAATTTGAAACTctgaaaattgaattaaaaaatatataccaGAATGATTATATGAAAAGAGATGAGTTTTCAAAagctttaattatatataataaatatttaattaataagaattaataaaaaggtcaaattagaaaatttgtatataaaaaaataaaatcaaataagagacaacttttttttattatctaatataataaaaattatgtaatgcTGGGATGCTTTATCCAAATAGACAATAAATTCTAATCATCCAACTTATAAAttctaattaattatataaaagtaacatagtttttgtttttttttttttccttaacacacacacagatatatatatatatatatatatatatatatatatatatatatatatatatatatatatatatatatatataaaagttgagcATGACGTAATTAGACTTACCTTCTCGATAAAGGTTGTATGTTGTCCGTGAAGTACCATCTGTCGGACCATCTTCAGGCACTGTGCTCCAAATCTCACAACCAGTACGGGCCGTCTCATTTGCAAATGCATAGGCAACACAAGAACAATTGTTGAAGCACTTGGCCTCACAATCCACAAGGCTCAGATTGTCACCTTCATTAAACTTCAGTACATATCCGTTAGCCGACCGGCCAAAGAGTATATTTAGAGGAAATCTATCATTAAGACTCCTGCACTCAGGAAGCTCAGCCGCACAGCCTTCATTGAAGTCAGTGGAAGCAAAAGTACAATTAAATAAAGTGCTGCTATTATCagaaagtattcccaagtaaTCTATCTTTAACTTTGGGGGACTACCGACGGTGTAATTTTCCCGAGAGTACTCGAAGTATGTTTCATTCTCATTCGATGTGTAGCTAAAATTGCGGTTGGAATTTCTTAGTCCAATAGCTGAGTGAAAATAATTGTCTTCCCAAGACCCACTAGTCCAATAGATGTTCTCGAGCCACAAGATGACCAGTTGATTTGTATGGTTAGGGTGGAGTCCAAAGGTAAAGGCGCCTGTGTCTGGATCCCCCACGTCTCTCCATGATCTTAGAGACCAAGTATGTCCTGTTCTGTGGTTAACTCCAACTTTCATTCCTGGTAGAAGTGTGTCAGTAGGATAATCAAAGCTTTGCCACAATTGTCGCCCTGAGCTTCTTTCACTTAGTACAAAATTACCAGTATCAAGGAGAACAGCACTTGCATTACTGGTTTCTTGTCCTGAATATAGTACAATAGAAAGACTCCCATTGTATGAAATTTTCAAGTTTCCGTGATCGTCAATGGTAAGGCTTCCAGAATTGTCAAGGATTGGATTGTCACAATTGGCAACCCACACTAAATTATCCTCCAGGCGTGCAACGTTATTGTACCATATTCCCAAATAGTAACTGCCACTTGTAAGGCTGAAGAATCCTAGTCTAAAGAATCCTTGAGCCGAAACTAATTCACTCCAATTCTTGAGCTCCTGTCCTTGCTCTAATGTGTCTTGCAGGGATTGGGAAGATGGCCCCAGAAAGAGTACCAAACATATAAAACCAAGCTTAAGTTTTTGTGCTTTGCTTGCCATAGCAGAGAGTATTTGATTTTGACGAAAATTTGGAAGAAGGCAGGGGAAATGAAATTGTTGGAACTTGGAGCTGGAGGAAGACAGGAAAGAAAAAGGCTTGGCAATGAAATTGGCCTCCTTAACTAGAGCAATATTGTGCAAAATAAAAAGTGGTTAGTTATAcacattttaacaaaaaaaaaaaagacactcaTATCGAAACTACAAAATCACCCTGCCCCAGCCTCAACCACCAATCTCTGTCTTCTTCCAAtaacaaaatcacaaaaccaCCCCTGCCCAGACTCAACCACAGATCAAGGTGATACCACccaaatacaaaaaccaaatactAAAATTAGAAATAACCCATCATaatagaaaaacccaaaaactaaGACTAGCAATAACCCATCTTACAACTAGCAAAGAATCGGATGAAATCAAACCCCAAAATTAACCAAAACCCAGATGAAGTCAAGTGAGGACCATGGCAGCACTACATCAAGATCAGAGGTGGCAGTGGTGGATCGCTGCAACTGGGGCTTGCTTGGGTTGTTGGTGGCAGTGCAATGATGGCGGCAGTGCGATGATGGTAGtgtgatgatggtggtggtgagattggtttgagtttgagaaatctgtagaagaaaaagaagaaagaataaagagaagaaggaagaaggaaaaaggagAGCCAGAAAGCGGGAGATggttcaaagaaaaagaaagagggttAGTGTGAGAAAACGAAAGAAAGAGGTGAGTAGGGCACGTGGTAGCTGTTTGTtggatataataaaaaattaaagggatatttttatttaaataaaataaatggcaGACAAATTGATGAGGTGTTCGGTAAAATtagtatataaaataataataaaaaacatgtgCTTTAGAAAAAACAACAGAAATTTTGAGATGGTTTAGTATATGTTTTTAAATAACCATcgttagtttttaaataatattatatattatttttatacacctttttatttatatatatttttaaataataatttttaattttatgatacATGTACCAAACATTCCTTCAACGTCGGTACATATCCTCCATGGGGCGGGCCCTAGAAACCTCTTTTCCTCAATTCGTGCCTTAGCAGTAACATCAATCACCTGCATTTATATTAGAGAATATTCCATTGAGCCTGTTGTAGCCACCTACTTTATAGACACTGCCGAATGGACGACAGCCACCCCCAGGAAACTGCGGTCTCGAGTCTTGACCGACTGATCTTGCTGAAGATTTTGTGGAACCTTGAACTAGTCATTCAAAATTCTAAGTCGAAAGATAAAAAGGAGCAAGGGTTTTTCCAAGTTCCATGGTCAAAAAGTacatcatttcattaataattaatagaTCTTCACTCGTATAGCACGTAAATTTTGACTACCCAAATCGCgaaattataaatcatatatGGATCTAAATTTACGTGCTTTGTGTCTGAAGACCTGTCAATAATAAAACGCtgtacatttttattattaataaaatgctaaaattaataggataaattataaagttagtatttattttttataatatattttaatttaatttttaatcttttaattatattaatttgaacTCTAATATTTTAATACTGTGTTAAATTAGTTTCTATTGTTAAGTAAttgataaaaaatgttaatatggctaataatcaaaatcaaaaataatttttttgtcacgTAAACTTCCATTTGGATTACCATATCAACatcataattaaattaaatattaatcttctttcctaaaattttaaagaaaaagaaaaaaaaaatcttaacctacattttttttttcctttcaatttctTGGCATCCAAACACACTCCGAGATCAAATCCTACAAAAATCAActctttcaaattttgattgagTTGATGTAAATGTAACCTTCACATACTGAATTGAAaacatattcaaacattcacgttcaaaatcaaacccacaacTCTGGAAAAAACCAAAGATCGTAGCCAACCCAGTCTCCTCAAGCTAGCTACAACCCATTTTGGAGTACCAATGTACCGCATATGGTGGTTGAAACCCCAAAACCCAGCGAGTTTCAAGGAAGCTTAAGATTCTTTAAAAGTAATCCAAAACAAACAAGTTACAACTCAATCATAGTCCAAGCCGAAATCGAGCATTCCATATGTGTCGGCCTCCAACGAGTCAGCCATGGGAGATCTAAAAGCTTCTCGGAAGGTGGTGGGAACCAATCTAGGTTTGGGTCaatatgagagtgagagataaagagagaggAATTTGGGTTTGGGTCGATTTGATCAGTGATCTAACCCAGAACTTAGAGAAAGTAATTGTCAAaagtgattttcaaaaaaaaaaaaaataaataaatattgaaagTGATTCTAAAGCTTGCACAAAGCCTATTTAGGGGCTGGGTCAGAGTTGTCCATTGAGGAGTTCAAGCTGGAGCTATATAGTTTGTAATCTAGCAAAGACTTACGGTGTATGTATTTTCAATTAGGTTTGTATAGGAAGCTAATAAATCTCCTCATGTGTGGCTAGGTGATCTTTgaagaatagttttttttttcttctttgatttaaGTTTAGGCCCCCAAGCTTTTGCTAACGTTTTCTTACAAGACGTTTGCCATGGTTCTAATATGGGCTCCTCTTAAGTTCTTTGGTTGATTAAAAGttctaaatattataaataaataaaaaaagtggagtagtttttctttttggaatttttttgaACGTAGCTATGTTTGATTATCGGGAAAGTGcaggaaaaattaaaagaaagtataaagaatatgaa
The sequence above is drawn from the Castanea sativa cultivar Marrone di Chiusa Pesio chromosome 5, ASM4071231v1 genome and encodes:
- the LOC142637415 gene encoding G-type lectin S-receptor-like serine/threonine-protein kinase CES101, which gives rise to MASKAQKLKLGFICLVLFLGPSSQSLQDTLEQGQELKNWSELVSAQGFFRLGFFSLTSGSYYLGIWYNNVARLEDNLVWVANCDNPILDNSGSLTIDDHGNLKISYNGSLSIVLYSGQETSNASAVLLDTGNFVLSERSSGRQLWQSFDYPTDTLLPGMKVGVNHRTGHTWSLRSWRDVGDPDTGAFTFGLHPNHTNQLVILWLENIYWTSGSWEDNYFHSAIGLRNSNRNFSYTSNENETYFEYSRENYTVGSPPKLKIDYLGILSDNSSTLFNCTFASTDFNEGCAAELPECRSLNDRFPLNILFGRSANGYVLKFNEGDNLSLVDCEAKCFNNCSCVAYAFANETARTGCEIWSTVPEDGPTDGTSRTTYNLYREEDRPATWDGTTDVRTNRWRANKWWIWLIVAVGGIIITLLCLLCYAKVKEHIAEGERKKKQKMLLQELRGSAIPSTVRDKVKKQNNDRQGSHDLQIFSFETISAATRNFSTRNKLGEGGFGPVYKGKLYDGQKIAIKRLSRSSRQGLVEFKNEAILIAKLQHTNLVRLLGFCIQQEEKILIYEYMPNKSLDFFLFDSTKKSLLNWKKRFNIIEGIAQGLLYLHKYSRLRVIHRDLKASNILLDEDMNPKISDFGLARILGLKGLEENTNRIVGTYGYMSPEYAMNGVVSIKIDVFSYGVLLLEIVSSKKNNSCYHSEYPLNLIGYAWQLWNEGKGLELIDPTIIDESCPSSEILRCIHVGLLCVQDQATDRPTMLDVATMLSSETVQLLPPKQPAYLINIVQENSSEVSEIKLENCSINNVTISKMEAR